The proteins below are encoded in one region of Lactuca sativa cultivar Salinas chromosome 3, Lsat_Salinas_v11, whole genome shotgun sequence:
- the LOC111902927 gene encoding protein CURVATURE THYLAKOID 1A, chloroplastic, with protein MKMATAFAAATSSAATAVVLPRLPSTTAVRCSSLPHLPARSFSTSIKQISVSRRSSLLKIKASEDASSPPDANELFNDLKEKWDALENKSTVIVYGGGAVVAIWISSILIGAVNSVPLLPKIFELVGLGYTGWFVYRYLLFKSSRKELATDIESIKKKIAGTE; from the exons ATGAAAATGGCGACGGCGTTTGCGGCAGCAACTTCCTCGGCGGCCACCGCCGTCGTGTTACCTCGTCTTCCTAGCACCACCGCTGTCCGTTGCTCATCGTTACCGCACCTTCCAGCTCGTTCGTTTTCCACTTCGATCAAACAGATTTCAG TATCACGAAGGTCATCTCTATTGAAGATCAAGGCCTCAGAAGATGCATCATCTCCTCCGGATGCTAATGAATTGTTCAATGACTTAAAGGAAAAG TGGGATGCACTTGAAAACAAGTCAACAGTTATAGTGTATGGAGGAGGAGCAGTTGTTGCAATTTGGATATCTTCAATCCTTATTGGTGCAGTCAACTCAGTGCCATtg CTTCCAAAGATCTTTGAGTTGGTAGGACTTGGATATACCGGATGGTTTGTGTACCGATACCTTCTGTTCAag tcTAGCAGAAAAGAGTTGGCAACAGATATTGAGTCGATAAAGAAGAAGATTGCAGGGACCGAGTAA
- the LOC111902928 gene encoding retrovirus-related Pol polyprotein from transposon TNT 1-94, whose translation MTTKFAKLEKFEGVDFRRWKKKIHFMLTTLKAAYVLTTPRLAEPAEGVVEMAEETRKRQKWDNDDYICEGHILNGMSNALFDIHSEALFAKELWDTLELKYITEDASSKKFLVSDFNNYKMENSRSVTRQYNQLLGIYGQFKLHKMNMDESIVVSTINEKLPPSWKDFKHNLKHQKEEMSLVQLASHIRIEESLRAKESDKSEKPKGKVEPGQPSVHMVENKPRNQNHKGHGKRKHEHVPGNSNKKRKDLVCWRCNKVGHYKRDCHVNLGNNGAGNSGANGKDNRSSAQVKGGQWEHNGKLNFLRVIMRVDINEEIKVLDIFDDKELLKLAIGRQCMEQGKQYKTTSYDELNLCQ comes from the exons ATGACCACTAAGTTTGCCAAGTTGGAGAAGTTTGAAGGTGTCGATTTCAGGCGCTGGAAGAAAAAGATACACTTCATGCTGACCACTTTGAAAGCAGCATACGTGCTGACTACTCCAAGACTAGCAGAGCCTGCAGAAGGTGTTGTTGAGATGGCTGAAGAGACAAGAAAGAGACAGAAGTGGGACAATGATGACTACATCTGCGAAGGTCACATTCTGAACGGTATGTCTAATGCTTTATTTGATATCCATAGTGAAGCCTTGTTTGCCAAGGAGTTGTGGGATACCCTTGAACTGAAATACATTACTGAggatgcttctagcaagaagtttctggTTAGTGACTTTAATAATTATAAGATGGAAAATTCAAGGTCTGTCACTAGACAGTACAATCAACTCCTTGGCATATACGGACAATTTAAATTGCACAAAATGAATATGGATGAATCCATAGTTGTGTCCACTATCAATGAAAAACTGCCTCCATCCTGGAAAGACTTCAAACATAACTTGAAACATCAAAAGGAGGAAATGTCATTGGTTCAACTTGCTAGTCACATTCGTATTGAAGAATCTCTTCGTGCAAAGGAAAGTGACAAATCTGAAAAACCCAAAGGAAAAGTTGAACCTGGACAGCCCTCGGTTCATATGGTTGAAAACAAACCAAGGAACCAGAACCACAAAGGACATGGAAAACGTAAGCATGAACATGTCCCAGGCAACTCCAACAAAAAGAGAAAGGATCTAGTTTGTTGGAGGTGCAATAAAGTTGGGCATTACAAGCGTGATTGTCATGTGAATTTGGGCAACAATGGTGCTGGAAACAGTGGAGCCAATGGGAAAGACAACAGGTCTTCAGCCCAAGTTAAAGGAGGTCAGTGGGAACATAATGGAAAACTCaatttcttgagggtgattatg AGGGTGGATATAAATGAAGAGATTAAGGTTCTAGACATTTTTGATGACAAAGAGTTGCTCAAGCTTGCAATTGGAAGACAATGCATGGAACAAGGTAAGCAGTATAAGACTACCAGTTATGATGAGTTGAACCTTTGCCAATGA